A genomic region of Solanum dulcamara chromosome 2, daSolDulc1.2, whole genome shotgun sequence contains the following coding sequences:
- the LOC129880250 gene encoding phospholipid-transporting ATPase 3-like isoform X2, producing MISILSCTPVSPVSPITNVLPLSLVLLVSLIKEAWEDWKRFQNDLLINNTSIDVFQDQQWVCVPWKKLQAGDIVRVKQDEFFPADLLFLASTNPDGVCYIETANLDGETNLKIRKALEKTWDYVTPDKVSGFTGEVQCEQPNNSLYTFAGNLIIQKQTLPLGPNQLLLRGCSLRNTRYLVGAVIFTGHETKVMMNSMKIPSKRSSLEKKLDKLILTLFSVLFSMCLLGAIGSGIFINKKYFYLRFESSSDAQSNPDNRFVVAALTMFTLITLYSPIIPISLYVSVEMVKFIQSIKFINNDLHMYHAESNTPAQARTSNLNEELGQVEYIFSDKTGTLTRNLMEFFKCSIGGEIYGSGITEIEMGTAQRSGTRVEVQKSSNEAREKGFNFDDARLMRGAWRNEPHPDSCKEFFRCLAICHTVLPEGEETPEKIRYQAASPDEAALVAAAKNFGFFFYKRTPTLIYVRESHAEKMGQIQDIPYEILNVLEFNSTRKRQSVVCRYPDGRLVLYCKGADNVIYERLRDGESDLKKRTREHLEQFGAAGLRTLCLAYRDLNPDMYESWNEKFIQAKSSLREREKKLDEVSELIEKDLVLIGCTAIEDKLQEGVPACIETLSRAGIKIWVLTGDKLETAINIAYACNLINNNMKQFVISSETDEIREVEDRGDQVELARFMKDTVKNELKRCYDEAQELLHLASGPKLALIIDGKVLMYALDPSLRVMLLNLSLNCSAVVCCRVSPLQKAQVTSLVRKGAQRITLSIGDGANDVSMIQAAHVGVGISGQEGMQAVMSSDFAIAQFRFLTDLLLVHGRWSYLRICKVVTYFFYKNLMFTLTQFWFTFRTGFSGQRFYDDWFQSLYNVIFTALPVIILGLFEKDVSASLSKKYPELYREGIRNTFFKWRVVATWAFFAVYQSLTLYSFVIYSSTKGINSSGRMFGVWDVSTMAYTCVVVTVNLRLLMMCNTITRWHHISVGGSILLWFIFVFIYSGIHLHKEQEGIYLVIIVLISTLYFYLTLLLVPVAALFVDFLYQGTQRWFSPYDYQIVQEIHKHEIDNSRIGLLEIRNELSPDEERRYAIMQLPGQKSKHTGFAFDSPGYESFFASQAGVLAPQKAWDVARRASMMKTRPKAPKKS from the exons GTTAAGCAGGATGAGTTCTTTCCAGCAGATCTTCTTTTTCTTGCCAGCACAAATCCTGATGGGGTCTGCTACATTGAG ACCGCAAATTTGGATGGTGAAACTAATTTAAAGATCAGAAAAGCACTAGAGAAAACCTGGGATTATGTGACTCCCGATAAAGTTTCTGGATTTACAG GAGAAGTACAATGTGAGCAACCTAATAACTCATTATACACTTTTGCTGGGAATCTGATAATTCAAAAGCAAACTTTGCCACTCGGTCCAAATCAACTTCTATTAAGG GGCTGCAGCCTGAGAAACACACGGTATCTTGTTGGGGCTGTCATTTTCACTGGGCATGAAACAAAG GTTATGATGAATTCCATGAAGATACCTTCCAAGAGAAGCTCTTTGGAGAAAAAACTTGATAAGCTTATTCTAACTCTTTTTAGTGTTCTCTTCAGCATGTGTCTATTGGGAGCTATAGGCAG TGGTATCTtcataaataagaaatatttttatttacgaTTTGAAAGCAGCTCAGACGCACAATCCAATCCTGACAATAGATTTGTG GTTGCTGCTTTGACCATGTTCACCTTAATCACTCTCTATTCACCGATTATTCCCATCTCTCTCTATGTCTCTGTTGAG ATGGTTAAGTTTATTCAATCCATAAAGTTCATCAACAATGACTTACACATGTACCATGCTGAGAGTAACACCCCTGCACAGGCTAGGACATCTAATTTGAACGAGGAACTTGGGCAG GTGGAATACATATTTTCTGACAAAACTGGAACTCTTACGAGAAACTTGATGGAGTTCTTCAAGTGTTCTATTGGAGGAGAGATATATGGCAGTGGTATTACTGAAATTGAGATGGGAACTGCACAAAGAAGTGGAACAAGAGTTGAG GTTCAAAAGTCATCAAACGAGGCACGAGAAAAAGGTTTCAATTTTGATGATGCGAGGCTGATGCGAGGTGCCTGGAGGAATGAACCTCATCCTGATTCATGCAAG GAATTTTTCAGATGCCTTGCAATATGTCATACCGTGCTTCCTGAAGGTGAAGAGACCCCAGAAAAAATACGATATCAGGCAGCTTCTCCTGATGAAGCGGCTTTGGTTGCAGCAGCAAAGAACTTTGGCTTCTTCTTTTACAA ACGTACTCCAACATTGATTTATGTGCGTGAATCACATGCTGAGAAGATGGGACAGATTCAAGATATTCCCTATGAGATTTTGAATGTCCTTGAATTCAACAG TACGAGAAAGCGTCAGTCTGTTGTATGTCGCTATCCTGATGGTAGATTGGTACTCTATTGCAAG GGTGCAGATAATGTTATTTATGAGAGGTTGCGTGATGGAGAAAGTGATTTGAAGAAAAGAACTAGGGAGCACTTGGAGCAATTTGGTGCTGCTGGACTTCGTACGCTTTGCTTGGCTTATAGAGATCTAAACCCTGATATGTATGAAAGTTGGAATGAAAAATTCATTCAAGCAAAATCTTCTCTTCGAGAGCGAGAAAAGAAACTGGATGAG GTGTCAGAACTGATAGAAAAGGATCTTGTCTTGATTGGATGCACTGCTATAGAAGACAAGCTTCAAGAAGGTGTACCTGCCTGCATAGAAACTCTTTCAAGGGCTGGAATTAAGATTTGGGTGCTTACTGGGGATAAACTGGAAACAGCAATAAACATTGCTTATG CATGCAATTTGATCAATAACAACATGAAACAATTTGTTATTAGCTCAGAAACTGATGAAATCAGAGAAGTGGAAGATAGA GGTGACCAAGTGGAGCTTGCTCGTTTTATGAAAGATACAGTCAAGAATGAGCTGAAGAGATGTTATGACGAAGCGCAAGAGCTTCTCCATTTGGCATCTGGACCAAAGTTAGCGCTAATAATTGATGGGAAGGTCTTAATGTATGCCTTAGACCCAAGTCTTCGTGTAATGTTGTTGAATTTGAGCTTGAATTGCAGTGCAGTGGTTTGCTGTCGTGTTTCTCCTTTACAGAAAGCTCAG GTAACCAGCTTGGTTAGGAAGGGGGCACAGAGAATTACACTTAGTATTGGTGATGGTGCTAATGATGTGAGTATGATTCAAGCTGCTCATGTTGGTGTTGGGATAAGTGGACAGGAGGGAATGCAAGCAGTGATGTCTAGCGATTTTGCAATAGCTCAGTTCCGCTTTCTCACCGATTTATTGCTTGTCCATGGACGCTGGTCATATCTTAGAATATGCAAG GTGGTGACATATTTCTTCTACAAAAATCTGATGTTTACACTCACTCAGTTTTGGTTTACCTTCCGCACTGGATTCTCTGGTCAAAGGTTCTATGATGATTGGTTCCAGTCTCTCTACAATGTGATCTTCACAGCGCTTCCCGTTATTATTCTTGGGCTTTTTGAGAAG GATGTCAGTGCATCTCTCTCCAAGAAATATCCTGAGTTATACAGGGAAGGAATTAGAAATACATTCTTCAAATGGAGAGTTGTGGCAACCTGGGCTTTTTTTGCAGTATATCAATCATTAaccttgtatagttttgtaaTTTATTCGAGTACGAAGGGCATAAATTCATCTGGCAGGATGTTTGGCGTATGGGATGTCAGTACAATGGCCTATACCTGTGTTGTTGTAACTGTCAATTTGCGTCTCCTTATGATGTGCAACACAATTACAAGATGGCATCACATTAGTGTTGGAGGGAGCATATTATTATGGTTCATTTTCGTCTTTATCTACTCGGGTATCCACTTGCACAAAGAACAG GAGGGTATCTATTTAGTCATCATTGTCCTGATAAGCACATTATATTTCTACCTCACGCTGCTTCTTGTACCAGTTGCTGCACTTTTTGTTGACTTCCTATATCAGGG GACACAAAGATGGTTTTCCCCATATGATTATCAGATTGTTCAAGAAATTCACAAGCACGAGATTGACAATAGCAGGATTGGCTTATTGGAGATTCGCAATGAGCTTTCTCCAGATGAAGAAAGGAGATACGCCATAATGCAACTGCCTGGACAGAAATCAAAGCATACTGGTTTCGCTTTTGATTCACCCGGTTATGAGTCATTTTTTGCATCTCAGGCTGGCGTCTTGGCACCTCAAAAGGCGTGGGATGTGGCTCGGAGAGCAAGCATGATGAAAACACGGCCAAAGGCACCTAAAAAGAGCTGA